The Vigna unguiculata cultivar IT97K-499-35 chromosome 11, ASM411807v1, whole genome shotgun sequence genomic sequence AAGACTTACCAAAAAAAAGTGCAGATATGACTTCCTCACATCCTCCTTTAACTCCCATGTAGAGTCACCTGTTCTCCGGTTccagatgactttgacaagactgatGGTCCTTCCCCTACGTTCCTCAACTCGGCGATCCTCTAAGCCAACTGGTTGAACCTCTACCGTTAGATCCTCCCTAACTTGTACATTCTCAGCCTCCAACACGTGAGACGGGTCGAACACATACTTCCGCAACTGGGAAACATGAAACACTGGGTGAAGATTAGCCAATTGCAGAGGTAAAGCAATCTCGTATGCCACAAGCCCTATCCTTCTCAAGATCTGATACAGacccaagaacttaggagaaagcttccttgagtGGATAACCCTTCCCACACTAGTGGttgggtcaccctcaagaaaaCATGATCCCCAGCTGCAAACTCCAAGGGTCTGCATATGCTCTTGACCTACTTTGCGATGCCTGCAACCTATCCCTCACCAACTGAACCTTTTTCGTGGTTTATTGCAACACCTCTGGCCCAACCAAGACCTATTcaccatcctgataccaacacaaGGGAGTTCTACACCTCCTCCCACACAAAGCTTCATAAGGCGCCATCCCTATACTCGCCTGGTAGCTATTTTTGTAGGTGAATTCCACCAACGGTAACACCTCATCCCAACTACCGAGATGATCCAAGATGCAcgtcctcaacaagtcctctAAGGACTGAATCACCCTCTCATATTGCCCATTTGTCTGAGGATGATAGGTAAAACTCATCCTCAACCTGCTCCCCAAGGCATCCTGCAGTATTAGCCAGAATCTAAAAGTAAACTGTGGGTATCTATCAAACACTATGCTACTGGGCACTCCATGCATCCTCATAATCTCCTTGATGTATAGTtgagccaacttggccatagagATCCTGAGATTCACCGCCAAGaagtgggcactcttggtcaactggTCTACGACAACCCATATAGCATCATGACCTCTCACggttcgtggcaaatgggtaacaaaatccatagctatgctatcccatttccacatcGGTATATCCAACGGCTGGAGCGTTCCACCAAGTGTCTAATGCTCCATCTTCGCCTTTTGGCAAGTCAAGCAGGTGGTTACGAATTGTGTAACATCTTTCTTCATTCCTTGCCACCAGAAGGTTtccttgaggtcttggtacatcttagtcatgccaggatgtaaactaagacgactcttgtgtccttcctcaagaatCAACCTTCTCACCTCCGCATCACTAGGCACATAGATTTGGCCTCTGAATCTCAACACACCATCATCACCGAAGGCAAACTCATTGGCCTGATCTGATCCAAGCAATTTTTTCACCTTCTGCAAACTATCATCCTCAGCTTGCCTCTCCTTAATCAATCTtaggaagtcactagatatagttaaGGCACTACATCTAATGAATTATGGTTCCAACTTAACTTGAAGCTTCATATCCCTAAAATGTCAATCAAATCCAATTCTTTAATCATGAGATTAGCCACATGGACTGTCTTCCTAATTAGAGCGTCCGCTACCACATTTGCTTTCCCCGGGTGGTATAAAAGCTCAAAGTCATAGTCCTTCAAGAACTCAATCCATCTCCtttgcctcatgttcagctccttttGGTCAAAAAGATACTTGAGGCTCTTATGGTCACTGAACACACAAAACTGTGCGCTATAAAGTAGTGCCTCTAGATTTTCAAAGCAAACACCACCGCTGCCAACTCTAGATCATGGgtagggtagttcttctcatggaCTTTCAGTTGCCTTGAAGCATATGCTACTACCTTCctctcttgcatcaacacacaactCAATCCCTGGTGAGAAGCATCACAGTAAAATTCAAAGGACTTACTAACATCGGGAATGACCAAAACTGGGGCACTAGTCAACCTCCGCTAAGCTCTCGAAAGCTTTCCTCACACCTACCAATCCAAGCGAAAGGTTGGTCTTTCTTGGTAAGCTGGGTCAaaggtgccactatcttggagaatcctgtgccctagcagagctctcgCAGTACTACAAAGGAGGGGAGAGAAATTATTTTCTGCAAAGTAAGACAGAATGAAGAGTGAGGGTCTGTGAGGGGGTCTTGGAGGTCTATAATGGGCTAGTCTTGGACTCTTGAAAAGGGTAGGCCCAACCCTTTTTTAGGacatatattaacaataaaaaggTGTCTCATATGGTGTCTATAAACTTTTGTTAACTTTTACTTTGTTCTCGGTATTTTAACTGATGAATTATTAGTCCTTTAACGTTATTTTCTGACATTTTTCTTACTAGatgaaagaaaaactaaatttatatattttgaaaagtgtaATTCAAGGAATCATACccaaattagtttatttaaaatttcagaaacagaaaaagaaaactgtTCATTTTACGGTAACTGTTGATTAAATTATGTCGTGGTGTGTTGACCACTTACATTGTGCTAATGCGAATATCCACATGATTCAACTTTTAGCATTCTGATAACAGAGTCAGAGTCAGACTGCATGAACTAGaacttgaaaaattaaaacctataaattataaaaaatctaatttacaAACCAAAACTCAATTTagtaagaaaaatatatctAGTTGTTGTACTTCTCAAAAGTTTCTAGGACCTTCGTTGTGAACATGTGAACATATCCTTTCTAACTACATATCTCACAAAGGAAGGTGTGCTTTCTTGCCTTCTACTCTAGATGTGCTTCCGTTTCCGATCCCTTTCATCATCATCGATGTTTACTGTTATACCTGCAACGAATCAAAATATCTCTTATTTGCAAAGTCCAAgcacaaagttaaaaaaaaaaaatatcaccaGAAATCTAAAACTCACAACCTTATTGGCCCGTTTGAAGTGACCTGGCATGTGCACATGTTGCAAACTATCTTATCCTCTCATATCCAAAACAACACTTCACTGTATAAATTCATTCCAATCACATTCCCGCTTCATTCAATTGAGTGGAACATTCTAAAACAACAGACCCAATTTAtaactttctctctctcaagTTCAAATGGCTCTCCAGGCTGTTTCTTTGGTTTCTGCTTCTTTCTCTGTCGCCAAAGAGGTTTGCTTCATCTGTCACATTAGCTTatcttttctcttttagtgttcTATTTGAAGagataacatataaataaagcTTTGGGAAATGTGTTTTTTCTTCATTCAGGGGAAGCTTGGCATGTCTCTGAGGAACACCACAATATTTGGTCTTTCATTGGCAGACGCTCTCAAAGCGGACTTCAGCTCTCTCTCATTTTCATGCAAAGTAACTACCGTAACATAAAATTACTTCATTTCTAATTTTCCATTTCATTTAATTGAGTATATAACTTCAGTAGAAATGTTACTAACCTTTTAACGCAATAATATGCTGAACATATTCTTTATTACCACGTGAATGTAAAATAGAAACACCCTAGGATATAGTTTTCATGGACTTTTAATGATGTGTTGGTTTCTTATGCACAATGATGAACTTGGTCAAACACAAGCATaatcttatttcaattttactctTAATCAGAGGGAACTCCAGCAAAAATTTTGCCCTTTAAGGGTCCAATCAGTGGCAACAACTCCAGGAGTCACAAAAGCTTCACCAGAAGGCAAGAAAACTCTGAGGAAAGGCAGTGTTATTATCACTGGGGCTTCCTCTGGATTGGGCTTGGCCACTGCTAAGGCATTGGCTGAGACAGGAAAGTGGCATGTGATAATGGCTTGCAGGGATTTCCTCAAAGCTGAAAGGGCTGCAAAAGCTGCTGGCATTCCTAAGGAAAACTACACTGTTATGCATTTGGACCTTGCCTCCCTTGATAGTGTTAGGCAATTTGTGGACAACTTCAGGCAATCGGGCAGGCCACTGGATGTGCTTGTTTGCAATGCTGCAGTTTACTTGCCAACTGCAAGTGAACCTACATACACTGCTGATGGCTTTGAACTCAGTGTTGGAACAAACCATTTGGGGCATTTCCTGCTTTCGCGCCTATTGCTTGAGGACTTGAACATATCTGATTACCCTTCTAAGAGGTTGATCATTGTTGGCTCAATCACAGGTATAATTTTAAGTTGTTCAACAAGAGAAAGCTTTTAACTCGCTATCTGATGCATTCGTTTATAATGCACTATTATGAGATGAAACTAATGAGTTCTAGTAAGGGAATGGGAGTGATATTCATGGGAATTTCACTGGATATTGAAGACTTAAGAGAGTGTCTGGCGTATACTGTTGGTAGAGAAATATATTAGCTAGGCTCATACTTTTTGACACATTTCTATGATTAGTATCCACATGATCATCAAAAATGATAAACAATGTTTTGTGGATATTCCCTTGTTAACCAAATAGGAAACACCAACACCTTGGCTGGAAATGTGCCACCCAAGGCTAACCTTGGTGACTTGAGGGGACTAGCTGGAGGCTTGAATGGACTAAACACTTCAGCCATGATAGATGGAGGATCCTTTGATGGAGCCAAGGCGTACAAGGACAGCAAAGTCTGCAATATGCTTACCATGCAAGAATTCCACAGAAGATACCATGAAGAAACTGGAATCACATTTGCTTCCCTTTACCCGGGTTGCATTGCCACGACAGGCTTGTTCAGAGAACACATTCCCTTATTCAGACTTCTCTTCCCTCCATTCCAAAAGTTCATAACCAAGGGCTTTGTCTCCGAAGATGAATCGGGAAAGAGGCTTGCACAGGTAGTAGAAATGACCAATTAGAGACTATGGAGATGGTTATACACTTCTGTGTTGGAATGAGCGTTTGAACAGTCCTTGTGTCTCATATTTGAACTGTTTTAACCTTGTACAGGTTGTGAGTGATCCAAGCCTAACAAAATCAGGTGTCTACTGGAGCTGGAACAAGGCCTCTGCTTCATTTGAAAATCAATTGTCACAAGAGGCCAGTGATGCAGATAAGGCTCGCAAGGTTTGGGAGATCAGTGAGAAACTTGTTGGTTTGGCTTAAATGGCATCTTGGCAGCTTCCAGTATCCTCTTGATTGTGAGGAATTTGTCATGGGGTTCAATAACATCTCACAAGAGTTTAGACCCTTTTCTGATGCGTTTCTCTGATGCTTTTTTTAGCAGCTAACTCCTCTTGTCTTGATGACTACTCTCGATGAATCCTTCAAATGTTTCAAAGTGCACATGAAGTTAGGAAATTTGATTCCACAGCTGTCTCATAATTGGattctttattgtttttcaaATGATTGTTATTCAAATAACTTCAAAATCAGAGAAATCAAATTAACCAATAAGAATCTTATTCATTCCAAGCATATATGACTAAGTCTCAAGTTACACTTTATTCATTCCAAAACTTTATTCATTCCAAAAGTATATACCAAAAGTACTAATATCTATTCCTCTATCTTTTTATTAAGCAAACCAGTATTAAAAGTTTGAATTAACTAAGCTAGCGTCAATTAACTCAtctaattttttactttttccaagcatatacaaaaataattatttttagtgggGGTTATATTTGACATTTCTGGAGGTTTTAACCCCCACTAATGGTTTTACCAGGGGTTTGAAATTCTCCCAGAAGACCAAGCGTAgcttgttagttttgaaatggttgaaaagccaagaagggggattgaattggctagttaaaaatttaggctatctttgtaagctaaaaaccacctttgattgaatcaaatagatcaccaagttaggatgcaaacagtactgaactatacactttcagtttatcaaaaacagagttaacagattgattttactagacacattctgttctggtataatcaatcgattgaaactgaaaaacagtcgactgaaatactagaaaaaatgcagaaatgcgaatttgaattttaaacgagaaacaatgctcaagaatgatcaagatcagttcaaaatgattatacaaacatgctcaatgcttcagatgctatgaaaacatgcaagaacatgaaaaaaaatgattaaagcaagagttcttgaaactttaaaattaaaatgcaagagagaaaggttagagaagagaggacaccacgaatttttatactggttcactcaaacctgagctacatccagtttgtcaagacaaccttagcttgactttgcactatttcaaaagttttacaaagaatccacacttacacttccaaaatatgcaaaaacaccacaaaagactcttgaatcacacaagagtcacaccagcacagcaagaaccctcttgcagacctgaaaaaccaccaggcacacacacaaagcttgagaaacaTCAAACCCCaatggtagcacaaccttgcctaccacaaaccactttctccaagtttcgaaccaagccaaaagcttcaagaattgatccaagatcaatcttcaacagctgcaacacctatgatcatgaaggagagagtttccacaagtttccaaaaccaaatcgtgctctaaaatgatcaacaaacctctctttcgaaaatcacaacttttatagtcaaactgttacgaaatcaacaggttgattttcaaatcaatcggttgatttcacttgacttaagtgaaatcagtcgattaaaaactaaatcaactgattaaatttattgtagtttaagactattgcagccaaccttttaaccggttgaaaaaccattcaacagattaaaagagacattttaacctgttgaaaaaccattcaacagattaaaaacacaacaaagaccaaactacatctaattaatgctttaaggtctacaacatgaattacaaactataagtacactttcttaatgatgtaactacatggagagcacacattccagccttgatcaccatggatatcatcaagtctcctttccttcatcaatgtagacttcattccaatggttatggcttcaagatagttcaaaagagcttcattcaatcttcatcaaatcttccaGAAgtaaaccaccttggcttctcatgttaACATAGCTAACGGATTACCGGGGCTTTTAAGCAACCCTTGGAAGTAACGCAACTTACTAGGGGTTTCGAAAACCCCCATTAATATTTGGGGTTCTGAAAACCCCCAGAAATGCATGGGGTTCTGAAAACATCTAGTAATGCATAGGGTTCTGAAAACCCTTAGTAATGCATGGGGTTCCGAAAACCCGGTAATGCCTGGGGTTCCAAAAACCTCCGTTAATTCCTCGAAAACCCCTGTTAATACCAAAAAGTTAGTGGTCATAATGCTAAAGTTGTATTTTCCTGATAATTGATTTGTTTAGTTAATTATTTGAGTACGAAAAGAACTTTATTCTATGGAATTTCCTATTTGTTACTTAACATTTTAGTACCAATCaatacaaataagaaaaaacttCAAGGTCACTTCAAAATAAGCaatcaatacaaatattcattcaaatggtatcaatacaaatattcattcaaatagTACCAATAGTGGACTAGTAGTCATAATGCTCTTAATATAATAAGTGTTGGAGAGGTAACATTTGAATGATAGTGACATAATAAGCAGTGCACTATCTACCTACAATAAAccaaaatgtaaaaggaaatTAGAGTTGTGCCCCATTAGCATAATTAACCAAAagtttcctataagcatatttGTTGACAAATTCCAAAAGTAAACGAAAAATATCATCTAATGCGGTGTTGGATGTTGATCATTTATTTCTTCGTTAGGAACACTTCCTTGATCAGATACCTAACATAtcaaaaataatgataattaataactttccaaataataatatcaaacatatatttatttaatcaagatttaaatattaCCGTTGGTGCATGATGCATAGTAAAATCACAAGGCAACTCTGCTTGAtaattttgtaccaaaaaatTAACCATTGCCTTCATTGAGTTGAGTTGGGATGTCAATGTAGAAacctattttaaaacacaaaaataatcaaaatagagaaaataactcttattttctacttttgaagaaaaaaatggagcTCTTTTGACAATTTTGGTTTACAtaacatattactttaaatatattcAAACGTCAAATTTGATAAAAGTAATGCATCatgatcaaaattaaaaaattaacttgatTTTGTAACTGAGCATTAGAAGGATAACTTGAAGATGTTCCATTATATGAATGACCCTTGGAGCCAAACACTTTAGATGGGCAAGgacccaaacccaaacccctaACACGTCCACAATGTTCTTGGTTACCAATGACAAATATAcgtataatatattatgtagTACTTTGTATATAGTTGCTTACCAATGACATTAACAAACCATGCTCTTTTTCGGGTTGTAGGCCTTTCTTCATCTACTTGCAACTCAGTCTCCtcattttcttcctcttcattttcagaatatgaatatgatgtaGTTGGTATTGTTGGTTCAGATACATGAAATGATTGATATGGTGGCTGAGAATTAGATTGAGGCACAATTAGGGGCTGGCTAGTTGAAGATATCCTCACTTTCAAGGTTCTTCAAAATAAATTGGTTAGATATTCCTAAAACtgaatataaaatcaaattgatatatacaaaatctaatgtaaaacaaattatatacataatacTTATTCATGAAATATGATAAAACAAATTAGTTGGCTGAGGTGCAGATGGAGGTGGAGGGCAAGCATATTTAGGACCGTGTTGAATACTTGCTTGAGATGCAGATGGAAGTGGAGGGGAAAATGAAAATCTAGGACCTTGTTGAATATTTACTTGAGGTGTAATTGGGGTTGGAATTTATACTTCAAGTCTTGGAGGTTGACTACTAGACAGTGAAGAATGAGTACTCACTTTAGGTTTTGACTTAGACTTACTTGAggttgaaaaatctcttgacaacaaataaaaattgataaagttagaaaaataacaaagctacgcagaaaagaaaacaattgaaaaatatgcTTGTTATCTGCGTATAAAGATGAAATCCTTAGATTAAcatcatttataatatatttccaATACCAAATGTCTGCACGCTCACAATTGCATTGCATTGCCTCAATTGGGTTGTTTATGCAGCATGCATGCTTGTTGCAtgtaactttttcttttcttatcatATTTATAGTCAAATCCTGTtcaatatgaataaaataaagacaCAATTTATAATAGTTTGTGATCTTAGTTTCCATGTTGGAGAAGTAAGTAATGAGCGTAAAAGTTGATGTTGTTACTGAGAAgccaaaaaaaaacaaagacagTGAATGGTTGAATTGGCATTAACTTGATGAAATTGTGTGTGTTGTTTATGATTCGTTTTATTAACCTTCTTACtgtatttttcacatttttattgaTGTTTGATAGTGACTAGATCCGGGATTTGGTTAGTGAAATAGTATAAAAGGAATATTTCAGAGTATAAAGTAGCATTTCATTCCCTATTTCAAGGAATACTTCAGAATATAACCTATTTAACATGAAACATGCTTGCAAGGATTCGAACCTTAACTCTCATCCAAATAAACACTTGTATCATTAAGGTTAACTTAATTTCTACTACACATAAGTTTTATTCTTAACACTTCAAATGACTAACCgaaagaaatgagaaaaattttcaaagaaGTTACTCTGTCAGAATGTCTACATTAACTCAAACCGAAAGAGATCATAATTGTTCATGGTTTTAAGTGATCATAATTACCTGAATGAGATTGATGATGAGCTGCAGGTGTACTACATGTTCCCATGTGGAAGATTTATTAGTTGACATTTTCTTCTTGGttgatattttctttatcttcagGTGGTCTACAAATAAGATAAatacatcaaattaaaaaaaattagaaaagaggTGAAACCAAAAGAAAGGATAAAACATAGATATTTAACAAAAGGGGAAAATCTATTTAGTTTTAGAAATAGGAAAAAATTATGgctgtaaaattataaaagtgtctgataaaatgaagaaaaacacacatttataaatttattttcatccaTTCTCAATCGTATTACATGGTTGTGTGATAAAGGCATTActataatattcttttaaacAAGTGGATAAAACTTTGAAAGTGATCATAATCGTTTgaaacatataaattagtattatatacataaaatatggtttaaattttttaataaattttatgtttaaaaactattattttatacataaattaaaagtttttaaagcTAAACTTCTACCCAAACTAaaacaagaaatttaattaaacaaaatatgtttttcataattaaaatagatgCCTCAGATAATTTTTACgcctttattaattttaataaccgCAGCATAAATAACTTTTTCCATACAGTttggaatttttaaaaatttaaaatacttctaaatatttaatgtatCTACACGAAATAATACCCATtctaaaacaatattgtttgaTCTagacatataattttaaaaccgGGGTACCATGTACAGTAACAATGTAGTACATTTTACCTACTTATGTCCGTCTgcataataataagaaaaatacaatGAGAAACCATTGGAAGTGTTTGGTCTACCTGTATGTTCAACTGTTATATGCAACAAATTATTATGTTTCTGTAGGATCTCATCATAACttcatcttttgtttttttattcggGTACAATACGTTTCATCTCAGAAAGAAAACCTAAAAAACAAAACACGTGAAAGCAATGCATTTACGTATGAACATAATATTTGAATGCCTAGAAGAGTGCAAAAAGGGTGCAGGGCGAGTACAAAGTTAGGCATGAACTCACTCAGAAACAGACAAAGTTCAATCAGATTTTGTTGAACAAGTGGTCTTTGAGACACCATGATCATTGTTCTTTACTCCTTGATATTCCTTATCTTCCTACTAACTCCCCTCCTTTCCCTTACTGACACAATTTGATACATCAATCATTCAGTTTTTCTTGATAACTCTCATGAAATCTTTTACATCTCCTTGAGAGACCTAGAACTCCTTCCTGATGTATAGCTTAGTAATAGATAAGATATTTGCCAAAGCCATCACCACATTCTCATCCCCCATGAAAACTAAGAAACTCTTCTCGCAATCTTTTTGTAAGAAACTCCTTGGAGTTCATGTTTGCCAGGTCCTCTCACCTAATTAGGATTTTCAATTAGACCTccaaatactatttttttatctatactTCCCCTATTTTTTATCCTGGATTTTTTCATTCCATAAATTGAATACCAGATCTTTGTGGACCAAATTCGGACTGGTCTATTCATTGGGTGACCACtattatttcagaaaaaaacTTCAGATATTGAATCTTCTAAATAGGGTTAAAAGCTTTTGATATTCTATCagtgaagttattagttttaaataaagttgTTTTTAACATTCTATATACTATCTCTACATTAGATTTATCTCTGCATAACTCCATTtcattctatatattttatctcttcATATGTAACACTACATTCAAAGTCCTTTATGTAATCACCCAGCTTGGAAGTGATTAACTCACACATATGCACTTTGATAACAAGGAACATTTAACAATATTGTCTACAAGCCaaagagaaataatataattaattggaGGCCAAGGGTCCCCCAGGCTTAAGGGCTCCTTATGTTGTCCATGCTTGTTGAGATAATTCACTTAATATTTCTGTTAAAGGATGTGACAAAACACTCCAAGGATTTATTTCttgtaaacattaattaaaatctttataaatttaGTTCAAAATCATTCAGAAAATGTTGACAAGCCACCTAGAAAAACTAAGTAACAAATTACTactttgttaaatattaaaatgtttataacTGAAGTTTCCTTAGACAATTGTATCATGAActcattaaactaaaaaatggtGATATATGACCTAGTTCAGCTTCTGAAACAGGACTCAACCAGtacaaatgatgaaggattgaccccaaccaaggatggaggcacatgcttaagaagactaagcatgtttagaaaggaagttcactaatccttcatcccttttatttgtgtttgttatttttgattccctaagttgacttagttgaatcaactttagttgacttgttgacctttgattaggtttgacttgttgactatagttgacttgacttaagccaacatgttaatctatgtttatttactttgtaggttaattaggagtaagaaagcaatgctaggtggcgcatggtgattagggagcataaatgatgtggaggagagagtaaagcaaaggcataaagcataaagtaaaaggcatgaagcaagtgtacctatgtacctttggtctccttttatttagcacactttagccactttttggagacatatgagaaacattctttgtctccttttgtgctagaacgaaattagccttgcacacaccatagttagctcttt encodes the following:
- the LOC114168771 gene encoding protochlorophyllide reductase, chloroplastic-like, with the protein product MALQAVSLVSASFSVAKEGKLGMSLRNTTIFGLSLADALKADFSSLSFSCKRELQQKFCPLRVQSVATTPGVTKASPEGKKTLRKGSVIITGASSGLGLATAKALAETGKWHVIMACRDFLKAERAAKAAGIPKENYTVMHLDLASLDSVRQFVDNFRQSGRPLDVLVCNAAVYLPTASEPTYTADGFELSVGTNHLGHFLLSRLLLEDLNISDYPSKRLIIVGSITGNTNTLAGNVPPKANLGDLRGLAGGLNGLNTSAMIDGGSFDGAKAYKDSKVCNMLTMQEFHRRYHEETGITFASLYPGCIATTGLFREHIPLFRLLFPPFQKFITKGFVSEDESGKRLAQVVSDPSLTKSGVYWSWNKASASFENQLSQEASDADKARKVWEISEKLVGLA